In Mercenaria mercenaria strain notata chromosome 14, MADL_Memer_1, whole genome shotgun sequence, the following are encoded in one genomic region:
- the LOC123527244 gene encoding N-alpha-acetyltransferase 38, NatC auxiliary subunit-like isoform X1, whose protein sequence is MFKMEDNVQLDTEGESQGKKLLRSWLNKSMKIQMTDGRTLIGIFLCTDSERNVILGSCEEYLKPPDHVEKKEEPRILGLAMIPGHHIVSIHVDEDRGTPQQSIM, encoded by the exons ATGTTCAAAATGGAAGACAATGTTCAGTtg GATACTGAAGGTGAAAGTCAAGGCAAGAAGTTGTTAAGATCATGGTTAAATAAAAGCATGAAAATACAGATGACTGATGGTAGAACGTTGATAG GTATCTTCTTGTGTACAGACAGTGAACGGAATGTGATACTGGGGTCATGTGAAGAATATTTAAAGCCTCCAG ATCATGTGGAGAAGAAGGAAGAACCAAGGATTTTAGGTCTAGCCATGATTCCAGGACACCATATTGTTAGTATACATGTGGATGAGGACAGAGGAACTCCACAGCAAAGTATCATGTGA
- the LOC123527244 gene encoding N-alpha-acetyltransferase 38, NatC auxiliary subunit-like isoform X2, translating into MLWMASLKDTEGESQGKKLLRSWLNKSMKIQMTDGRTLIGIFLCTDSERNVILGSCEEYLKPPDHVEKKEEPRILGLAMIPGHHIVSIHVDEDRGTPQQSIM; encoded by the exons atgttatGGATGGCTagcttaaag GATACTGAAGGTGAAAGTCAAGGCAAGAAGTTGTTAAGATCATGGTTAAATAAAAGCATGAAAATACAGATGACTGATGGTAGAACGTTGATAG GTATCTTCTTGTGTACAGACAGTGAACGGAATGTGATACTGGGGTCATGTGAAGAATATTTAAAGCCTCCAG ATCATGTGGAGAAGAAGGAAGAACCAAGGATTTTAGGTCTAGCCATGATTCCAGGACACCATATTGTTAGTATACATGTGGATGAGGACAGAGGAACTCCACAGCAAAGTATCATGTGA